In a genomic window of Candidatus Abyssobacteria bacterium SURF_5:
- a CDS encoding type II toxin-antitoxin system RelE/ParE family toxin gives MRTVMFYKTGEGKCPIEKFLDSLPGKAARKVTWVLKLVEDLERVPSIYFKKLVATEEIWECRITFGSNTYRILCFFADDATVVLTHGFMKKSRVTPISEIRKAEAMRRDFLERRKK, from the coding sequence ATGAGAACGGTGATGTTCTACAAGACCGGCGAAGGGAAATGTCCCATCGAGAAGTTTTTAGACTCTTTGCCAGGCAAGGCTGCCAGAAAGGTGACGTGGGTTCTCAAGCTTGTGGAGGACCTGGAAAGGGTTCCATCGATATATTTCAAGAAGTTGGTCGCAACTGAAGAAATCTGGGAGTGCCGAATAACATTTGGCTCGAACACATATAGAATTCTCTGCTTCTTTGCTGACGATGCCACTGTTGTTTTGACTCATGGATTCATGAAGAAGAGCCGGGTGACCCCGATATCTGAAATAAGGAAGGCCGAAGCCATGAGGCGGGACTTCCTCGAAAGGAGAAAGAAATGA
- a CDS encoding XRE family transcriptional regulator, with product MSDLNKYVKKRKKKEKEFAQGYEEGYEQFKIGVILREARVSAGLTQEELARRIGTKKTAISRIENHAEDVKLSTLKKTASALGKKLEVKIA from the coding sequence ATGAGCGATCTCAATAAATACGTCAAGAAAAGAAAAAAGAAAGAGAAAGAATTTGCCCAAGGTTACGAAGAGGGGTACGAACAATTCAAAATTGGCGTGATCCTTCGCGAGGCTCGCGTCTCGGCGGGCTTGACCCAGGAGGAACTGGCTCGCAGGATCGGGACCAAGAAAACCGCAATTTCCCGGATTGAAAACCATGCGGAAGATGTGAAGCTGTCCACGCTGAAAAAGACAGCCTCTGCATTAGGAAAGAAACTCGAAGTGAAAATTGCATAG
- a CDS encoding MFS transporter, translating to MALIGVGWFGLTFFWGLHTGPMPLFLKTFTDSKFNIAMVLSLAGVSGCIVPPIVGYISDRSRSRYGRRRPYIFMGSIGVLLCILSLPYAHAFWLVAVLCGTTYFSLRFSETPYLSLLPDVTPPEQRSTASGIMNLFGSVALISFFVISFSLWEKYPNMVFRLVAVVCFGALLLAISLLAEPGIAARSSSASRPSVIGYLRNIIKEGNAVGFFFAQFFWWLGFWMVSAFATLFAVEELRIPEGEAFLVLVAFAIVATLFVVPLGMMGDRFGRKGILSLMVALWAVTELLVGFSQNLTQAVILVGLTAIPYAAVMGVGYAFFLDLIPRERTAEFVGFSIISIATSQIIGPLVGGKIIDTLGYRSLFPVTAAFMVVGLVLLQFIRPRRAVEAMPVPDQA from the coding sequence ATGGCTCTGATCGGGGTCGGCTGGTTCGGCCTGACTTTCTTCTGGGGCCTCCATACGGGGCCGATGCCCCTCTTTCTGAAAACCTTTACCGACTCGAAATTCAATATCGCGATGGTGCTCAGCCTCGCGGGAGTTTCCGGATGCATCGTGCCGCCGATCGTGGGCTACATCAGCGACCGCAGCCGCAGCCGCTACGGCCGGCGCCGGCCCTACATTTTCATGGGGAGCATCGGTGTTCTCCTGTGCATCTTGAGCCTGCCGTACGCCCATGCCTTCTGGTTGGTCGCTGTTTTGTGCGGAACAACCTACTTCTCGCTCAGGTTTTCGGAGACTCCCTATCTGTCGCTGCTGCCCGACGTCACGCCGCCCGAGCAGCGCAGCACCGCAAGCGGAATCATGAACCTTTTTGGCAGCGTGGCGTTGATCTCGTTCTTCGTCATCAGCTTCAGCCTGTGGGAGAAGTACCCGAACATGGTATTTCGTCTGGTTGCCGTTGTCTGTTTCGGAGCGCTGCTGCTCGCAATCAGCCTGCTCGCTGAACCCGGGATCGCTGCACGATCCTCCTCCGCAAGCCGACCATCTGTGATCGGCTACCTCCGGAATATCATTAAAGAAGGAAACGCGGTCGGCTTCTTTTTCGCGCAGTTCTTCTGGTGGCTCGGCTTCTGGATGGTATCGGCGTTTGCCACGCTGTTTGCGGTCGAAGAGCTGCGGATTCCCGAGGGCGAGGCTTTTTTGGTGCTGGTCGCCTTCGCAATTGTGGCGACGCTATTCGTGGTGCCACTCGGAATGATGGGAGACCGGTTCGGACGAAAAGGGATTCTGTCGCTGATGGTCGCTCTGTGGGCGGTAACGGAGCTGCTTGTGGGCTTCTCTCAGAACCTGACGCAGGCCGTCATCCTGGTGGGCTTGACCGCAATTCCTTACGCCGCCGTTATGGGCGTGGGATATGCCTTTTTTCTGGACCTGATCCCGCGGGAGCGGACCGCCGAATTCGTCGGCTTCAGCATTATCAGCATTGCAACCTCGCAGATCATCGGACCGCTCGTCGGCGGGAAAATCATCGATACGCTCGGCTACCGCTCACTGTTTCCCGTAACGGCTGCTTTCATGGTCGTGGGGCTTGTGCTTCTCCAATTCATCCGACCGCGGAGGGCGGTCGAGGCGATGCCGGTTCCGGACCAGGCCTGA